In a single window of the Micromonospora inositola genome:
- a CDS encoding FtsX-like permease family protein gives MKLVWRRAVEARGLLLAAAVAALVAVALVTGLSDYNRRAVEAGQRALLAGAPLEERSILVSGSGGKDAAELAARDRALRAGFAAGLGGAPVTVTGARYGGGRELTGDLGPRVRTDDDPIFANLATLDDLPAHAELASGAWPSAGAKPLQVTLPEKVAGALGMTVGERVPMLDRSTERASEVVLVGTWRPRDPAEPYWRLAPGVGTDAAATSDTSYGPFVLDAADFAATFPRSVSAWWVVEPDLTAAARNGRLLDVRQAFTDAVTQVPEAAGLGSSVQVVTAMDRLLSRIARADLVGRSALATPVLLIVVLGGYALVLVAALLHEDRRNQTALLRARGAARRQLAGLAAREATLVVLPAAVLGPLLAGEALRHVGGNPTGPALTAGSPTLLWAAALVTAAGCLVAMVAPTLRGAGTYVADLAARSRPDRSATLQRASLDLVLVAFAVLAWTQLRQYSSPVTGAAGRLGVDPLLVAAPTLGVLAGAVVALRLLPPATRFAERFVDRKLWTATIFGMWQAGRRPHAGPVLLLALAVGGSTLAWSLVATGERSLVDQANHAVGADLRLTERDGVAPVGRAAELRALPGAERALPAWRDEIRVGRSDLPATVVSLDVAAAAQVVRLDDRLADEPVPALFDRLVRARSAPAGVELPADTRSITGTVRTPVRDAVSPHQIAVSMLLTRADGLAFRLPVASTGSDGRPAPFTVKLPEAGPLRLAGFEADGGDVAGTAYRLEVTDLRLVGADGAAQPARLGDGWLATNGEPTGKLTVSATATGLSAENEVTFLPGGQFAYQESSRFVVVPAGDNRSVPALMTPRVREALSLRTGDTVTLSLSGVSLPVMLIGEMAAVPATTGEGVLLDLPAATDWLIRDRGTVRPVQEWWLGTDDGGHAAAARAAADLHGATVLDRRELAERAAEDPYWRGARTGLLAAALGAVLLALVGLIVDVWATARHRLGEFAVLHTLGAAPRLLTRALLAEQTFLAGLGVGVGLLLGAAVGVTMAPLVILTPSASRPVPEAAFVLPWAPIGLTALGLLLAALAFSAFIALGIRQRVAAAQLRIGGDR, from the coding sequence ATGAAACTGGTGTGGAGGCGGGCCGTCGAGGCGCGCGGGCTGCTGCTCGCCGCCGCGGTCGCGGCCCTGGTGGCGGTCGCGCTGGTCACCGGTCTCTCCGACTACAACCGCCGAGCGGTGGAGGCCGGTCAGCGGGCGTTGCTCGCCGGTGCCCCCTTGGAGGAGCGCAGCATCCTGGTGAGCGGCTCCGGCGGCAAGGACGCCGCCGAGCTGGCGGCCCGGGACCGGGCGCTCCGCGCGGGATTCGCCGCTGGTCTCGGCGGTGCTCCGGTCACGGTCACCGGCGCCCGGTACGGCGGTGGCCGGGAGCTGACCGGCGACCTTGGCCCCCGGGTCCGGACCGACGACGACCCCATCTTCGCCAACCTCGCAACCCTGGACGATCTGCCGGCGCACGCCGAACTCGCCAGCGGCGCCTGGCCGTCGGCCGGGGCGAAGCCGCTGCAGGTGACACTGCCGGAGAAGGTCGCCGGCGCGCTGGGAATGACCGTCGGCGAGCGGGTGCCGATGCTCGACCGCAGCACCGAGCGGGCCAGCGAGGTGGTGCTCGTCGGGACGTGGCGGCCGCGTGACCCGGCCGAGCCGTACTGGCGGTTGGCGCCCGGGGTGGGGACGGACGCCGCAGCGACGTCCGACACCTCGTACGGGCCGTTCGTGCTGGACGCGGCGGACTTCGCCGCGACCTTCCCGCGTTCGGTCTCCGCATGGTGGGTGGTCGAGCCGGATCTCACGGCGGCGGCGCGGAACGGCCGGCTGCTCGACGTCCGGCAGGCGTTCACCGACGCCGTCACTCAGGTGCCCGAGGCGGCCGGGCTCGGCTCCTCCGTCCAGGTCGTAACCGCCATGGACCGGCTGCTCAGCCGGATCGCCCGGGCCGACCTGGTGGGGCGTTCCGCACTGGCCACCCCGGTGCTGCTGATCGTGGTCCTCGGCGGGTACGCGCTGGTGCTGGTCGCCGCGCTGCTGCACGAGGACCGGCGGAACCAGACCGCCCTGCTGCGGGCGCGGGGTGCCGCACGCAGGCAGTTGGCCGGCCTCGCCGCCCGGGAGGCAACCCTCGTCGTCCTGCCGGCCGCCGTGCTCGGGCCGCTGCTCGCCGGTGAGGCGTTGCGGCACGTGGGCGGCAATCCGACCGGCCCCGCACTCACCGCCGGCAGCCCGACGCTGCTCTGGGCGGCCGCGTTGGTCACCGCCGCCGGCTGTCTGGTCGCGATGGTTGCCCCGACGTTGCGCGGGGCCGGGACGTACGTGGCCGACCTGGCGGCCCGGTCCCGACCGGACCGGTCCGCCACCCTGCAGCGGGCCAGCCTCGACCTGGTGCTGGTCGCGTTCGCGGTGCTGGCCTGGACGCAGCTGCGGCAGTATTCCTCGCCGGTGACCGGCGCCGCCGGACGGCTCGGGGTGGACCCGCTGCTGGTCGCCGCGCCGACGCTCGGCGTGCTCGCCGGCGCGGTGGTGGCGCTGCGGCTGCTCCCACCCGCAACCCGGTTCGCCGAACGCTTTGTCGACCGGAAGTTGTGGACGGCGACCATCTTCGGCATGTGGCAGGCGGGTCGCCGCCCGCACGCCGGGCCGGTGCTGCTGCTCGCCCTCGCCGTCGGCGGCAGCACCCTGGCCTGGTCGCTGGTCGCCACGGGCGAGCGCTCCCTGGTCGACCAGGCAAACCACGCCGTCGGCGCCGACCTGCGGCTCACCGAGCGCGACGGAGTCGCCCCGGTCGGCCGGGCCGCGGAGCTCAGGGCGCTGCCGGGGGCGGAGCGGGCACTGCCGGCCTGGCGGGACGAGATCCGGGTCGGCCGCTCCGACCTGCCCGCCACCGTGGTGAGCCTCGACGTGGCGGCTGCGGCGCAGGTGGTGCGGCTCGACGATCGGCTGGCCGACGAGCCGGTGCCGGCGCTGTTCGACCGGCTGGTCCGGGCGCGGAGCGCGCCGGCCGGGGTCGAGCTGCCCGCCGACACCAGATCGATCACCGGCACCGTCCGGACCCCGGTGCGCGACGCCGTGTCGCCGCACCAGATCGCCGTGTCGATGCTGTTGACCCGGGCGGACGGGCTGGCCTTCCGGCTGCCGGTCGCAAGCACGGGCAGCGACGGCCGACCGGCGCCGTTCACCGTGAAACTGCCCGAGGCTGGGCCTCTGCGGCTGGCGGGATTCGAGGCCGACGGCGGTGACGTGGCGGGCACGGCGTACCGGCTGGAGGTGACCGACCTGCGACTGGTCGGGGCCGACGGGGCGGCGCAACCGGCGCGGCTCGGCGACGGGTGGCTGGCGACCAACGGTGAACCGACCGGCAAGCTGACCGTCTCGGCGACGGCCACCGGGTTGTCGGCCGAGAACGAGGTCACCTTCCTGCCCGGCGGCCAGTTCGCGTACCAGGAATCCTCCCGCTTCGTCGTGGTGCCGGCCGGCGACAACCGGTCGGTGCCGGCGCTGATGACTCCCCGGGTACGTGAGGCGCTGAGCCTGCGCACCGGGGACACCGTCACCCTCTCGCTCTCCGGCGTGTCGCTGCCGGTCATGCTGATCGGCGAGATGGCCGCGGTGCCGGCCACCACCGGAGAGGGCGTGCTGCTGGACCTGCCCGCAGCGACGGACTGGCTGATCCGGGACCGAGGCACCGTCCGGCCGGTGCAGGAGTGGTGGCTGGGCACCGACGACGGTGGACACGCCGCGGCGGCCCGCGCGGCGGCGGACCTCCACGGTGCCACCGTGCTGGACCGGCGGGAGCTGGCCGAACGCGCCGCAGAAGACCCGTACTGGCGGGGCGCCCGCACCGGTCTGCTCGCCGCCGCGCTCGGTGCGGTGCTACTGGCCCTCGTCGGGTTGATCGTCGATGTCTGGGCGACGGCCCGGCACCGATTGGGGGAGTTCGCCGTGCTGCACACGCTCGGCGCCGCCCCCCGGCTGCTGACCCGGGCGCTGCTGGCCGAGCAGACGTTCCTGGCCGGGCTTGGGGTCGGGGTCGGGCTGCTGCTGGGCGCCGCAGTGGGCGTGACGATGGCCCCGCTGGTCATCCTCACCCCGTCGGCCAGCCGGCCGGTGCCCGAGGCGGCCTTCGTGCTGCCCTGGGCGCCGATCGGGCTGACCGCGCTCGGCCTGTTGCTGGCGGCGCTGGCCTTCAGCGCGTTCATCGCCCTCGGCATCCGGCAGCGGGTGGCGGCGGCGCAGCTGCGGATTGGGGGAGACCGGTGA
- a CDS encoding FtsX-like permease family protein translates to MEQSDDHERGGGEMSIGAAARRIRAYGGRFLLLAALTMIVMLLISGMPRVVNWRTDQGLRTLLASQPAEKRDLTYTTSDPVFSAGNGTSLMDAFEADLPRKQAEMPPDVRRLVDQRWFTAETDPGRVGGPDLAAKNLLVDLGLRNMPGIAEAGTLTEGRWPDPGARADQPVQVALAAEVARKLNLRVGSRLTLARTPPAEGGAAYPPEMAEAIPDPVPISVVGVFEPREPADGIWQGLPPILRVVEPQKDGQPFIALGVVDRAAMDRLSDLGWGLRFGWRYRLVADGIDARDVPGLIDSFQRMGQRAQGFTFVQGLDLPLREFMAAVAAARTVLAVIATGVLATLAGLVVLATGLTVRRRRTEFTLLRARGGAATSGARRSLTESLLVVLPAAAFGWLLGNLAPGAPGNTAATALVAAILATLALPVATLAAPTGVAGRRDLIKLRPSARRITVEAGLLLLAGLAVVLLRRRGLILGEIDPLLVAVPVLLAVAAAVLAVRLYPWPLRLLSRLAARARGSVAFLGTARAGRAMVTTPLVVVVLAIATAAFCAVVAAGIETSRDGAASRQVPADALIRGERIAPETGAELERLPGVRAAAPVLQEAGERLASDAIGRDARLGEVNVLLVDGPAMARVVRESEVGVTVPAVLLAPGGQPGPLPAVVSPAVAADLAAAGLDRSAFVAVQGQRYEFRVAEQADSFPMLRAESGRFVILPWQSLPRRDTAAVPTGFLVAGDDLDVGELRGVGNEGQRRFQKGGTVTGGDPPREVEVRTWAETRRQLGEGSANGVLVFGFVAGAAGGTVLGLLAIAFVVLAGARARGQVLSRLRTLGLSRRQWRGLLLVELGPLVGVAVLTGALVGALLPLLLTPVLGLSTFTSGAPVRVAFEPRLVAAIVALGAVALGFAVAVEALNNRRLRLGEVLRLGEES, encoded by the coding sequence GTGGAGCAGAGCGACGACCACGAGCGGGGAGGCGGCGAGATGAGCATCGGCGCGGCCGCCCGGCGGATCCGGGCGTACGGCGGACGGTTCCTGCTGCTCGCGGCGCTGACGATGATCGTCATGCTGTTGATCAGCGGGATGCCACGGGTCGTGAACTGGCGCACGGATCAGGGCCTGCGGACGTTGCTGGCCAGCCAACCGGCCGAGAAGCGGGACCTGACGTACACGACCTCCGATCCGGTCTTCAGCGCCGGAAACGGCACGTCGTTGATGGACGCGTTCGAGGCGGACCTGCCGAGGAAGCAGGCCGAGATGCCGCCGGACGTGCGGAGGCTGGTCGACCAGCGGTGGTTCACCGCGGAGACCGACCCCGGCCGCGTCGGGGGCCCGGATCTGGCGGCGAAGAACCTCCTGGTCGACCTCGGTCTACGGAACATGCCGGGGATCGCGGAGGCCGGCACCCTGACCGAGGGGCGCTGGCCCGACCCGGGGGCGCGGGCCGATCAGCCGGTGCAGGTGGCGCTGGCCGCCGAGGTTGCCCGCAAGCTGAACCTGCGGGTCGGCAGCCGGCTGACTCTCGCCAGGACACCACCGGCTGAGGGCGGCGCGGCCTACCCGCCGGAGATGGCGGAGGCCATCCCGGATCCCGTACCGATCTCCGTGGTGGGCGTGTTCGAGCCGCGCGAGCCCGCGGACGGCATCTGGCAGGGCCTGCCCCCGATACTGCGCGTGGTCGAGCCGCAGAAGGACGGTCAGCCGTTCATCGCCCTCGGGGTCGTCGACCGCGCGGCGATGGACCGCCTCTCCGACCTCGGCTGGGGCCTGCGGTTCGGTTGGCGCTACCGGTTGGTCGCCGACGGCATCGATGCTCGTGACGTACCCGGGCTCATCGACAGCTTTCAGCGGATGGGTCAGCGGGCGCAGGGCTTCACCTTCGTCCAGGGCCTCGACCTTCCGCTACGGGAGTTCATGGCGGCGGTGGCCGCCGCCCGCACCGTCCTCGCGGTGATCGCGACCGGCGTACTGGCGACCCTGGCCGGGCTGGTCGTGCTGGCCACCGGCCTGACCGTCCGCCGGCGCCGGACCGAGTTCACCCTGCTGCGTGCCCGGGGCGGCGCGGCCACCAGCGGAGCCCGCCGCAGCCTCACCGAGTCGCTGCTCGTGGTGCTGCCCGCCGCGGCGTTCGGCTGGCTCCTCGGAAACTTGGCCCCGGGGGCGCCCGGGAACACCGCGGCGACCGCGCTGGTCGCGGCGATCCTGGCCACGCTGGCGCTACCGGTGGCGACGCTCGCCGCGCCGACCGGAGTCGCCGGGCGCCGTGACCTGATCAAGCTGCGCCCCTCCGCGCGACGGATCACCGTGGAGGCGGGCCTGCTGCTGCTCGCCGGGCTCGCGGTCGTGCTGCTGCGCCGCCGCGGCCTCATTCTCGGCGAGATCGATCCGCTGCTCGTCGCCGTCCCGGTGCTGCTCGCCGTCGCCGCGGCTGTGCTGGCCGTACGGCTCTACCCGTGGCCGCTGCGGCTGCTCAGCCGGCTCGCCGCCCGGGCCCGGGGCAGCGTCGCCTTTCTGGGCACCGCCCGTGCCGGCCGCGCCATGGTCACCACCCCGCTGGTGGTCGTGGTGCTGGCCATCGCGACCGCGGCGTTCTGCGCGGTCGTCGCGGCCGGCATCGAAACGAGCCGAGACGGGGCGGCCAGCCGGCAGGTGCCCGCCGATGCGTTGATCCGGGGAGAACGGATCGCGCCGGAGACCGGCGCCGAGCTGGAACGGCTGCCCGGGGTGCGAGCGGCCGCTCCGGTGCTGCAGGAGGCGGGTGAGCGCCTCGCATCGGACGCGATCGGAAGGGACGCCCGACTCGGCGAGGTCAACGTGCTGCTGGTCGACGGGCCGGCGATGGCCCGGGTGGTCCGGGAGTCCGAAGTCGGCGTGACCGTGCCTGCGGTGCTGCTCGCCCCCGGCGGGCAGCCGGGCCCGCTGCCCGCGGTGGTCTCCCCGGCCGTGGCCGCCGATCTGGCTGCCGCCGGCCTGGACCGCTCCGCGTTCGTGGCCGTGCAGGGCCAGCGGTACGAGTTCCGGGTGGCCGAGCAGGCGGACAGCTTCCCGATGCTCCGGGCGGAGAGCGGCCGGTTCGTCATCCTGCCCTGGCAGTCTCTGCCCCGGCGGGACACTGCTGCCGTGCCGACCGGCTTCCTGGTCGCCGGCGACGACCTCGACGTCGGGGAGCTGCGAGGGGTGGGCAACGAGGGCCAGCGCCGCTTCCAGAAGGGTGGAACTGTCACTGGGGGCGATCCGCCGCGCGAGGTGGAGGTCCGCACCTGGGCGGAGACCCGCCGGCAGTTGGGCGAGGGCAGCGCGAACGGCGTTCTGGTCTTCGGCTTCGTCGCCGGCGCCGCCGGCGGGACGGTGCTGGGTCTGCTGGCGATCGCGTTCGTGGTGCTGGCCGGCGCCCGGGCCCGCGGTCAGGTGCTGTCCCGGCTGCGCACCCTGGGCCTGTCCCGCCGGCAGTGGCGGGGACTGCTGCTGGTGGAGCTGGGCCCGTTGGTCGGCGTGGCGGTGCTCACCGGCGCGCTGGTCGGGGCGCTGCTGCCGCTACTGCTCACCCCGGTGCTCGGCCTGTCGACCTTCACCAGCGGCGCCCCCGTCCGGGTGGCGTTCGAGCCCCGCCTGGTCGCCGCGATCGTCGCGCTGGGGGCGGTCGCCCTCGGCTTCGCGGTCGCCGTCGAGGCC